A single region of the Streptomyces vilmorinianum genome encodes:
- a CDS encoding globin — MNEIPRGTLQEQTFYEQVGGEETFRRLVRRFYQGVAEDPLLRPMYPEEDLGPAEERLVLFLIQYWGGPRTYSDHRGHPRLRMRHAPFTVDKAAHDAWLRHMRAAVDELALAPEHERQLWKYLTYAAASMVNTADSTD, encoded by the coding sequence GTGAACGAGATTCCGCGCGGCACGCTTCAGGAGCAGACCTTCTACGAGCAGGTGGGTGGCGAGGAGACCTTCCGGCGCCTCGTCCGCCGCTTCTACCAGGGAGTCGCGGAGGACCCCCTGCTGCGCCCGATGTACCCCGAGGAGGACCTCGGCCCGGCGGAGGAGCGCCTCGTGCTCTTCCTGATCCAGTACTGGGGCGGCCCCCGCACGTACAGCGACCACCGCGGCCACCCCCGGCTGCGGATGCGCCACGCGCCGTTCACGGTGGACAAGGCGGCCCACGACGCATGGCTGCGGCACATGCGCGCGGCGGTGGACGAGCTCGCCCTCGCCCCGGAGCACGAGCGCCAGTTGTGGAAGTACCTGACGTACGCGGCGGCGTCGATGGTCAACACCGCCGACAGCACGGACTGA
- a CDS encoding methyltransferase domain-containing protein — protein MGAQPDVFAEAGARARLALVREIEAYGALHDPAWRAAFSDVPRHLFVPYYYVSGAAGYERLWSGDPDPARRRRWLRGAYRDEPLATRVRDGELVSSASQPSLMAEMLEALDVRDGQDVLEIGAGTGYNAALLSHRLGAEHVTTVDLDEEITESARTHLAAAGYRPAVITGDGARGCLERAPFDRIIATCTLPSIPYAWLTQCRPGALVLSPLSTGLILLRVWDEAHAEGRFLPTSAYFVALRGGNARFHRARPMGLPRHVYEDERFSFLRTLVEESLDTREALSLWQRERRPERERFGVTVSGGRQWAWLDDPEGPYAWPLPDG, from the coding sequence ATGGGAGCTCAGCCGGATGTGTTCGCCGAGGCCGGCGCGCGGGCGCGGCTGGCTCTCGTACGGGAGATCGAGGCGTACGGCGCGCTGCACGACCCCGCCTGGCGCGCGGCCTTCTCCGACGTGCCCCGCCATCTCTTCGTCCCCTACTACTACGTCTCCGGGGCCGCCGGCTACGAGCGGCTCTGGTCCGGCGACCCCGACCCCGCCCGGCGCCGCCGCTGGCTGCGCGGTGCCTACCGGGACGAGCCCCTGGCCACCCGGGTCCGGGACGGGGAGCTGGTCAGCTCCGCCAGCCAGCCCTCCCTGATGGCCGAGATGCTGGAGGCCCTGGACGTACGGGACGGGCAGGACGTCCTGGAGATCGGGGCCGGCACCGGCTACAACGCCGCCCTGCTCAGCCACCGGCTCGGCGCGGAACACGTCACTACCGTCGATCTCGACGAGGAGATCACCGAGTCCGCCCGCACCCATCTCGCCGCCGCCGGCTACCGGCCCGCCGTGATCACCGGCGACGGCGCGCGCGGCTGCCTCGAGCGCGCGCCCTTCGACCGGATCATCGCGACCTGCACCCTGCCGTCGATCCCGTACGCCTGGCTGACGCAGTGCCGCCCCGGCGCGCTCGTCCTCTCGCCGCTCTCCACCGGGCTGATCCTGCTGCGGGTGTGGGACGAGGCCCACGCGGAGGGGCGGTTCCTGCCGACCTCCGCGTACTTCGTCGCCCTGCGCGGCGGCAACGCCCGCTTCCACCGCGCACGACCGATGGGGCTGCCCCGGCACGTGTACGAGGACGAGCGCTTCAGCTTCCTGCGCACCCTGGTGGAGGAGAGCCTCGACACGCGCGAAGCGCTCTCGCTCTGGCAGCGCGAGCGGCGGCCGGAGCGGGAGCGCTTCGGGGTGACGGTGAGCGGGGGCCGGCAGTGGGCGTGGCTGGACGACCCCGAAGGGCCGTACGCCTGGCCCCTGCCGGACGGCTGA
- a CDS encoding FHA domain-containing protein → MPTCPNGHQSVSDDWCEVCGHRMAGAGAPTGAVPPPPPPPPAYGYPGPAGPGPGPAPGPGGYDPNATAQAELCPQCRTPREAMAPFCEECRWNFLTNTATSYTPVAPPSSQQSPAPGLNLPPGFQSPPRPPQQHQPQQPDPYEYQSSRPSQMNRPAEPLSADPTHHQAPPQRPQAQQQPQGFQQGPPPPPPSFFQPPPAAPAQPGPPPAPPAQQQPPQPPQRHAPGGGGDDWVLPPPSQPQPQPQQQAPAPQAPQAPQQQYQPPRPAAGWSAYIGPDRDYFMAMMHRSGPEASGLNLPAYSPEQHLPLQGNQVSIGRRRHSTGEAPDIDLSVPPEDPGVSHQHAVLVQQPDGSWAVVDQNSTNGTTINGAEEPIQPYVPVQLQDGDRVHVGAWTTITIRRG, encoded by the coding sequence ATGCCGACCTGCCCGAACGGACACCAGTCGGTCTCCGACGACTGGTGCGAGGTCTGCGGCCATCGTATGGCCGGGGCGGGTGCGCCGACGGGTGCCGTACCGCCGCCTCCCCCGCCGCCGCCCGCGTACGGATACCCCGGCCCGGCCGGTCCGGGTCCCGGCCCCGCGCCCGGTCCCGGGGGGTACGACCCGAACGCGACCGCCCAGGCGGAGCTCTGCCCGCAGTGCCGCACCCCGCGCGAGGCCATGGCCCCGTTCTGCGAGGAGTGCCGCTGGAACTTCCTGACCAACACGGCGACCTCGTACACGCCGGTGGCGCCGCCCTCGTCGCAGCAGAGCCCCGCGCCGGGGCTCAACCTGCCGCCGGGCTTCCAGTCGCCGCCGCGTCCGCCGCAGCAGCACCAGCCGCAGCAGCCGGATCCGTACGAGTACCAGAGTTCGCGGCCCTCGCAGATGAACCGGCCTGCGGAGCCGCTCTCCGCCGACCCCACCCACCACCAGGCACCGCCGCAGCGCCCGCAGGCGCAGCAGCAGCCGCAGGGGTTCCAGCAGGGACCGCCGCCGCCTCCGCCGTCCTTCTTCCAGCCGCCGCCGGCCGCTCCCGCGCAGCCCGGGCCGCCGCCCGCACCGCCCGCGCAGCAGCAGCCGCCGCAACCGCCGCAGCGTCACGCGCCCGGCGGAGGCGGCGACGACTGGGTGCTGCCGCCGCCGTCCCAGCCGCAGCCTCAGCCGCAGCAGCAGGCACCCGCGCCTCAGGCGCCTCAGGCGCCCCAGCAGCAGTACCAGCCGCCCCGGCCCGCCGCGGGCTGGTCGGCGTACATCGGCCCTGACCGCGACTACTTCATGGCGATGATGCACCGCAGCGGTCCGGAGGCCTCGGGCCTCAACCTGCCCGCGTACTCGCCCGAGCAGCATCTGCCGCTCCAGGGCAACCAGGTCAGCATCGGCCGCCGCCGGCACTCCACCGGCGAGGCCCCCGACATCGATCTGTCCGTGCCGCCGGAGGACCCGGGCGTCTCGCACCAGCACGCGGTGCTGGTGCAGCAGCCGGACGGCTCGTGGGCGGTGGTGGACCAGAACTCCACCAACGGCACCACGATCAACGGGGCCGAGGAGCCGATCCAGCCCTATGTGCCCGTCCAGCTCCAGGACGGCGACCGGGTGCACGTCGGCGCCTGGACGACGATCACGATCCGACGCGGATAA
- a CDS encoding vWA domain-containing protein codes for MANFSKSHVPQFSVDVYQNEFLPEGGREVNAIVTVTSTGGGTSGGAALADDSADAAVVIMVDCSGSMEYPPTKMRGARDATAAAIDALRDGTSFAVIAGTHVAKEVFPGNGGLAVAGPATRGQAKDALRRLTAGGGTAIGTWLRLADRLLASADVSMRHGILLTDGRNEHESPEDLRAALDACAGRFTADARGVGTDWEVKEVTGIASALLGTADIVADPAGLAADFTAMMENTMGKEVADVALRLWTPVGVEIGFVKQVAPTVEELTGRRTEAGPRAGDYPTGSWGDESRDYHVCVRVPQAGIGQEMLAARVSLIVPDPAGGTPKTLGQGLVRAVWTDDMAMSTSINPQVAHYTGQAELAQVIQQGLNARKSGDHDGATAKLGRAVQLAAASGNEGTAKLLSKVVDVVDAATGTVRLKAKVAEADEMTLETRSTKTVRVKK; via the coding sequence GACGTGTACCAGAACGAGTTCCTGCCCGAGGGCGGCCGTGAGGTCAACGCGATCGTCACGGTCACGTCGACCGGCGGTGGCACGAGCGGCGGCGCGGCGCTCGCGGACGACAGCGCCGACGCCGCCGTGGTGATCATGGTCGACTGCTCCGGTTCGATGGAGTATCCGCCGACGAAGATGCGGGGCGCGCGGGACGCGACCGCCGCCGCCATCGACGCCCTGCGCGACGGCACCTCGTTCGCCGTGATCGCCGGTACGCACGTGGCGAAGGAGGTCTTCCCCGGCAACGGCGGCCTCGCCGTGGCCGGTCCGGCGACCCGTGGCCAGGCCAAGGACGCGCTGCGCCGGCTCACCGCGGGCGGCGGTACGGCGATCGGCACCTGGCTGCGTCTCGCGGACCGGCTGCTCGCCTCCGCCGATGTGTCGATGCGGCACGGCATCCTGCTCACCGACGGCCGCAACGAGCACGAGTCGCCGGAGGACCTGCGGGCCGCTCTGGACGCCTGCGCGGGCCGGTTCACCGCCGACGCGCGCGGTGTCGGCACGGACTGGGAGGTCAAGGAGGTCACCGGCATCGCCTCCGCGCTGCTCGGCACGGCCGACATCGTGGCCGATCCGGCGGGCCTCGCCGCGGACTTCACCGCGATGATGGAGAACACCATGGGCAAGGAGGTCGCGGATGTCGCGCTGCGCCTGTGGACCCCGGTCGGGGTGGAGATCGGATTCGTGAAGCAGGTCGCGCCGACGGTCGAGGAGCTGACCGGCCGGCGTACGGAGGCGGGTCCGCGGGCCGGGGACTACCCGACGGGCTCGTGGGGAGACGAGTCCCGCGACTATCACGTCTGCGTCCGGGTTCCGCAGGCCGGGATCGGGCAGGAGATGCTGGCGGCCCGGGTCTCCCTGATCGTTCCGGACCCGGCGGGCGGCACCCCGAAGACGCTGGGCCAGGGGCTGGTGCGGGCGGTGTGGACGGACGACATGGCGATGTCCACGTCGATCAATCCGCAGGTCGCGCACTACACGGGCCAGGCCGAGTTGGCGCAGGTCATCCAGCAGGGTCTGAACGCGCGGAAGTCGGGCGACCACGACGGGGCGACGGCCAAGCTGGGCCGCGCGGTGCAGCTGGCGGCCGCCTCCGGCAACGAGGGCACTGCGAAACTGCTTTCGAAGGTGGTGGACGTCGTCGACGCGGCGACAGGTACTGTGCGTTTGAAGGCGAAGGTCGCGGAAGCGGACGAGATGACTCTCGAGACCCGCTCCACCAAGACGGTTCGCGTGAAGAAGTAG